A section of the Marmota flaviventris isolate mMarFla1 chromosome 19, mMarFla1.hap1, whole genome shotgun sequence genome encodes:
- the Foxl3 gene encoding forkhead box L3 → MFDSSQYPYNCFNYDADDYPAGSSDEEKRLTRPAYSYIALIAMAIQQSPAGRVTLSGIYDFIMRKFPYYRANQRAWQNSIRHNLSLNSCFVKVPRTEGHEKGKGNYWTFAGGCESLLDLFENGNFRRRRRRRGPKREGLRTLRTEAAEGSLGPSEPAARGSPAPDGAPALGREALAPAGPAALGKEGHRDIKFSIDYILSSPDPFPGLRAPCLMQEGSFPRWSPSK, encoded by the exons ATGTTTGACAGCTCGCAGTACCCCTACAATTGCTTCAACTACGACGCCGACGACTACCCCGCCGGCAGCTCAGACGAGGAAAAGCGGCTCACGCGGCCCGCGTACAG CTACATCGCGCTGATCGCCATGGCCATCCAGCAGAGCCCCGCGGGCAGGGTGACCCTGTCGGGCATCTATGACTTCATCATGCGCAAGTTCCCTTACTACCGCGCCAACCAGCGTGCCTGGCAGAACTCCATCCGCCACAACCTGTCGCTCAACAGCTGCTTCGTCAAG GTGCCGAGGACCGAGGGCCATGAGAAGGGAAAGGGCAACTACTGGACGTTTGCAGGCGGCTGCGAGTCGCTGCTGGACCTCTTCGAGAACGGCAACTTCCGCCGGCGGCGCCGGCGACGCGGCCCCAAGCGAGAGGGCCTTAGGACACTACGCACTGAGGCCGCTGAGGGGTCCCTGGGTCCATCTGAACCCGCCGCGCGCGGGTCTCCGGCCCCAGACGGAGCGCCTGCCCTGGGCCGCGAGGCCCTGGCCCCCGCCGGCCCTGCCGCCCTGGGAAAAGAGGGCCACAGAGACATCAAGTTCAGCATCGACTACATCCTGTCCTCTCCAGACCCTTTTCCAGGGCTCAGGGCTCCCTGTCTCATGCAGGAGGGGAGCTTCCCCCGCTGGAGCCCCAGCAAATGA